From Streptomyces sp. GSL17-111, one genomic window encodes:
- a CDS encoding SpoIIE family protein phosphatase, with product MTEHPTTPRRSPAGASTPRPADRAIPHARPEAEAGGEDSPVRESARPVPGDTPEGAAPGAAVPAPTAPGGGDADRAPEDSEHARRGGDRLRFVGAATRRIARGMDLDETVLGLCRASVPAFADAILVYLRDPLPVGDERPTGPVRLRLRRTDRLPDYVDRTRPGPAPEPGTPPSDATGDGQAAGPAQDPDAQPPGGERQPLLATLAEQPAAGAAEVADVRTGGALAEVLRGVRPLFGTSPAAGAALRELLGQERDMPPGDRAVLAPLRGRRRVIGAAVFLRRPERAAFEGDDLLVAAQLATHTALGVDKAVLYGREAYIADELQRTMLPDRLPQPTGVQLASRYLPAAESARVGGDWYDAIPLPGSRVALVVGDVMGHSTTSAAIMGQLRTTAQTLAQLDLPPQEVLHHLDEQAQRLGEDRMATCIYVVYDPVAHRMIIANAGHPPPVMLHRDGTAETLRIPPGAPIGVGGVDFRAVELDAPAGATLLLYTDGLVESRHRDVWSGIETLREKLVETGRLTRPDASAPLEPLCDEVLDIVGPGDRDDDIALLAARFDGIAPSDVALWELEPRPETAGQARRLARRALAAWGIEELSDSVELLVSEVVTNAVRYAERPVTLRLLRTDALRCEVGDDVPQLPRLRQARATDEGGRGLYLVNRIARRWGATRLSTGKLVWFEVPLP from the coding sequence GTGACGGAGCACCCGACCACCCCCCGCCGGTCACCGGCCGGAGCGTCCACGCCCCGGCCGGCGGACCGGGCGATCCCGCACGCCCGGCCCGAGGCCGAAGCGGGCGGCGAGGACAGCCCCGTGCGTGAGTCCGCCCGTCCGGTGCCCGGGGACACGCCCGAGGGCGCGGCCCCGGGCGCCGCCGTGCCCGCACCCACCGCCCCCGGCGGTGGCGACGCCGACCGCGCCCCGGAGGACAGCGAGCACGCGCGGCGCGGCGGCGACCGGCTGCGCTTCGTCGGTGCCGCCACCCGTCGCATCGCCCGGGGCATGGACCTGGACGAGACGGTGCTCGGCCTGTGCCGCGCCTCCGTCCCCGCGTTCGCCGACGCGATCCTGGTGTACCTGCGCGACCCGCTGCCGGTCGGTGACGAGCGGCCCACCGGCCCCGTACGGCTGCGGCTGCGGCGCACGGACCGACTGCCCGACTACGTCGACCGGACGCGTCCGGGCCCGGCCCCGGAGCCCGGCACCCCGCCGAGCGACGCGACGGGCGACGGGCAGGCGGCCGGCCCGGCGCAGGACCCGGACGCGCAGCCGCCGGGCGGGGAGCGACAGCCGTTGCTGGCCACGCTCGCCGAGCAGCCCGCCGCCGGGGCCGCCGAGGTGGCGGACGTCCGCACCGGCGGGGCGCTGGCCGAGGTGCTGCGCGGCGTCCGGCCGCTGTTCGGGACGTCGCCGGCCGCCGGGGCCGCCCTGCGCGAGCTGCTGGGCCAGGAGCGCGACATGCCGCCCGGCGACCGTGCCGTCCTGGCCCCGCTGCGCGGCCGGCGCCGCGTCATCGGGGCGGCCGTCTTCCTGCGCCGCCCCGAGCGGGCCGCGTTCGAGGGCGACGACCTGCTGGTCGCCGCCCAGTTGGCCACGCACACCGCGCTCGGGGTGGACAAGGCCGTGCTCTACGGCCGCGAGGCCTACATCGCCGACGAGTTGCAGCGCACGATGCTGCCCGACCGGCTGCCCCAGCCGACCGGCGTGCAGTTGGCGAGCCGCTACCTCCCGGCGGCCGAGTCGGCGCGCGTCGGCGGTGACTGGTACGACGCGATCCCGCTGCCCGGCAGCCGGGTGGCCCTGGTCGTCGGGGACGTCATGGGGCACTCGACGACGTCCGCCGCGATCATGGGGCAGCTCCGCACGACGGCCCAGACGCTCGCCCAGCTCGACCTGCCGCCGCAGGAGGTCCTGCACCACCTCGACGAGCAGGCGCAGCGGCTGGGCGAGGACCGCATGGCGACGTGCATCTACGTCGTGTACGACCCCGTGGCCCACCGCATGATCATCGCGAACGCGGGTCACCCGCCGCCCGTGATGCTGCACCGGGACGGCACGGCGGAGACGCTGCGCATCCCGCCGGGCGCGCCCATCGGCGTCGGGGGTGTGGACTTCCGCGCCGTCGAGCTGGACGCGCCGGCCGGTGCGACGCTGCTGCTGTACACCGACGGGCTGGTGGAGTCGCGCCACCGCGACGTGTGGTCGGGCATCGAGACACTGCGCGAGAAGCTGGTCGAGACCGGACGGCTGACCCGGCCCGACGCCTCCGCCCCGCTGGAGCCGCTGTGCGACGAGGTGCTGGACATCGTGGGGCCGGGTGACCGGGACGACGACATCGCCCTGCTCGCGGCCCGGTTCGACGGCATCGCGCCCAGCGACGTCGCGCTGTGGGAGCTGGAGCCGCGCCCGGAGACGGCCGGGCAGGCGCGTCGGCTGGCCCGCCGGGCCCTGGCCGCCTGGGGCATCGAGGAGCTGTCGGACTCGGTCGAGCTGCTGGTCAGCGAGGTCGTCACCAACGCCGTGCGGTACGCCGAACGCCCGGTGACGCTGCGGCTGCTGCGCACGGACGCCCTGCGCTGCGAGGTCGGGGACGACGTCCCGCAGCTGCCCCGGCTGCGGCAGGCGCGGGCCACGGACGAGGGCGGGCGCGGCCTCTACCTGGTCAACCGCATCGCCCGGCGCTGGGGCGCCACCCGGCTGTCCACCGGGAAGCTGGTCTGGTTCGAGGTGCCGCTGCCGTAG
- a CDS encoding alkyl hydroperoxide reductase, with translation MALNDLKSALPDYAKDLKLNLGSVIGNSDLPQQQLWGTVLACAIASRSPKVLAELEPEARENLSPEAYTAAKAAASVMAMNNVFYRTRHLLSDPEYGNLRAGLRMNVIGNPGVDKTDFELWSLAVSAINGCGMCLDSHEQVLRKADVDRETVQEAVKIASVLQAVGATLDAEAVIAQV, from the coding sequence ATGGCACTGAACGACCTGAAGTCGGCCCTGCCCGACTACGCCAAGGACCTGAAGCTGAACCTCGGTTCGGTGATCGGCAACTCCGACCTCCCCCAGCAGCAGCTGTGGGGAACGGTGCTGGCCTGCGCCATCGCCTCCCGCTCGCCGAAGGTGCTGGCCGAGCTGGAGCCGGAGGCGCGGGAGAACCTCTCGCCCGAGGCGTACACGGCGGCCAAGGCCGCGGCGTCCGTCATGGCGATGAACAACGTCTTCTACCGCACCCGCCACCTGCTGTCGGACCCCGAGTACGGCAACCTGCGCGCGGGGCTGCGGATGAACGTCATCGGCAACCCGGGCGTGGACAAGACCGACTTCGAGCTGTGGTCGCTGGCCGTCTCCGCCATCAACGGCTGCGGCATGTGCCTGGACTCGCACGAGCAGGTCCTGCGCAAGGCCGACGTCGACCGGGAGACCGTCCAGGAGGCCGTCAAGATCGCGTCGGTCCTCCAGGCCGTCGGCGCGACGCTCGACGCCGAGGCGGTCATCGCCCAGGTGTGA
- a CDS encoding peroxiredoxin: MLTVGDQFPTFDLTACVSLEKGREFQQIDHKTYEGSWKCVFFWPKDFTFVCPTEIAAFGKLNEEFADRDCQILGVSGDSEFVHHAWRKDHEDLRDLPFPMLADSKHELMRDCGVEGEDGFAQRAVFIVDPNNEIQFTMVTAGSVGRNPKEVLRVLDALQTDELCPCNWSKGEETLDPVKLLSGE, encoded by the coding sequence GTGCTCACTGTCGGTGACCAGTTCCCCACGTTCGACCTGACGGCCTGCGTCTCGCTGGAGAAGGGCCGGGAGTTCCAGCAGATCGACCACAAGACGTACGAAGGCTCCTGGAAGTGCGTCTTCTTCTGGCCGAAGGACTTCACCTTCGTCTGTCCGACGGAGATCGCCGCGTTCGGCAAGCTGAACGAGGAGTTCGCCGACCGTGACTGCCAGATCCTCGGCGTCTCCGGCGACTCGGAGTTCGTGCACCACGCCTGGCGCAAGGACCACGAGGACCTGCGCGACCTGCCCTTCCCCATGCTCGCCGACTCCAAGCACGAGCTGATGCGGGACTGCGGCGTCGAGGGCGAGGACGGCTTCGCCCAGCGCGCCGTCTTCATCGTGGACCCGAACAACGAGATCCAGTTCACGATGGTGACCGCCGGGTCCGTCGGCCGGAACCCCAAGGAGGTCCTGCGGGTGCTGGACGCCCTGCAGACCGATGAGCTGTGCCCGTGCAACTGGAGCAAGGGCGAGGAGACGCTCGACCCGGTCAAGCTCCTGTCCGGTGAGTGA
- a CDS encoding hydrogen peroxide-inducible genes activator has translation MSKARQPSLSQLRAFTAVAEHLHFREAAAEIGMSQPALSGAVAALEETLGVRLLERTTRRVLLSPAGERLAARARTVLDAVGALLEEAEASRAPFTGTLRLGVIPTCAPYLLPTVLGLTHDRYPRLDLQVHEEQTASLLDGLASGRLDLLLLAVPLGVPGVTEVPLFEEDFVLVMEHDHALAGRTDIPRQQLRDLPLLLLDEGHCLRDQALEICREAGRPQPGRAAGEVTTTAAGLSTLVQLVAGGLGVTLLPRTALRVETARNDRLSTGRFADPAPARRIALAMRTGTAREQEFTAFADALREAMHTLPVRPLQAAA, from the coding sequence ATGAGCAAAGCACGTCAGCCCAGCCTCTCCCAGCTGAGGGCCTTCACCGCCGTCGCCGAACACCTGCACTTCCGCGAAGCCGCCGCCGAGATCGGCATGAGCCAGCCCGCGCTGTCGGGAGCCGTCGCCGCGCTCGAGGAGACCCTCGGTGTGCGGCTGCTGGAGCGCACCACCCGCAGGGTGCTCCTCTCCCCCGCCGGGGAGCGTCTGGCCGCGCGCGCCCGGACCGTGCTGGACGCCGTCGGCGCGCTGCTGGAGGAGGCCGAGGCGTCCCGCGCCCCGTTCACCGGCACGCTGCGGCTCGGCGTCATCCCCACCTGCGCGCCGTACCTCCTGCCGACCGTGCTGGGCCTCACGCACGACCGGTATCCGCGCCTCGACCTCCAGGTGCACGAGGAGCAGACGGCCTCGCTCCTGGACGGCCTGGCCTCGGGCCGACTGGACCTGCTGCTGCTCGCCGTCCCCCTCGGGGTGCCCGGAGTGACCGAAGTGCCGCTGTTCGAGGAGGACTTCGTCCTCGTCATGGAGCACGACCACGCGTTGGCGGGTCGCACGGACATCCCCCGGCAGCAGCTGCGCGACCTCCCGCTCCTCCTGCTCGACGAGGGCCACTGCCTGCGCGACCAGGCGCTGGAGATCTGTCGGGAGGCCGGACGCCCCCAGCCCGGCCGGGCGGCGGGCGAGGTGACCACGACGGCCGCCGGCCTGTCCACCCTGGTCCAGCTCGTCGCCGGCGGGCTCGGCGTCACCCTGCTGCCCCGCACGGCGCTGCGGGTGGAGACGGCCCGCAACGACCGGCTGTCCACCGGCCGTTTCGCCGATCCGGCGCCTGCCCGCAGGATCGCCCTGGCCATGCGCACGGGGACGGCCCGCGAGCAGGAGTTCACCGCGTTCGCGGACGCGTTGCGCGAGGCGATGCACACCCTGCCCGTCCGCCCCCTCCAGGCAGCGGCCTAG